The genomic interval TTTTGAACCAccctcaaaataaaagcacaatgtgtttgatgtgagaatgtctttctctgtgtgtgttcagttgtttgtttttttaaactcctacTGATCCCCTGTTCCCCAGAGGTGTGACCGATCAGGTGATGGTCGTCTGGATCATATAGAGATTGAAGAGTtctgcagagagctgctgcGGCGGCCAGAGCTCGACTCCGTGTTCAGACACTATTCAAGCAACGGCTGTGTTCTCGCCACTGCTGAGCTGCGAGACTTCCTGGGAGACCAAGGAGAAGACGCCTCACTGAATCATGCTCAGAGCCTCATCCTCACCTATGAGCTCAATGACTGGGGTAGGTCCCAAACGTAGTCATTATAGGCTTTGAAGAGAGAGCCCACTAAATTTTCACTTAAACACTAGGGTTTAGTGCTGCATCTAGACTGACAAAACAGTGATTCAGCCGCTACCTGTGAATGTTACCCTGAGTTCAAATGCAAATCAAATGCCTCACAATAATATGGTGCACTTTATGTTGCTAGCagtttgagtgttttgtttAAGGCAACCAAAGTAGTGAGAACGATTAGCAGGAAGCTGATATATTGAAAAGcggctttcacacacactcaaactgaACATGGTATGTGGGGAAAAAGTAGTCTGGGTGCTTTAAAATTGTACACCTTCATGTCAAACAAGTCATGGTCAATGAGAGAAGAAAGTGGGAAATTTGGATGATTATAATTTAGATAAAAAAGGGACACACAATGTCATATATGTGATATCATAAATAAAATTAATCGTACAAAACATGCACTATAAGACATCATAGCAAGACTATTCAAcgtcatttatttgtttatttctatagGACAATGCATATTTCGCCACCTAACAgcaatatatttatatgtagaCATGCCAAAATTTGAACAAAGCTAAGTTTAATCTGTAGTCCTAAAACAGACTTACAAAATTAATAAATTCCTGTATTACAAATACAGGAAACCTCTTAAGACGGTCTacaagaaagcaaaaaaaagctcACTAACAGTTTTACATTCAACATGGACGTACTTGCTGGATCACAAAAAAGACCTAGCCTAGGACTAAAAAGGCGGGTAAAACATCTTCTGATGCTAATTGCTAAGCTTCATTTTATCATTTAGCCTACTATAACTCAAATGTAAAGATTTGGTTACAGTGGTGAAATTGGAGTCATACATTTGGTGAACTGACTCATTTATGATTCTTTGTACAGAAATGTGATTCGCCCAaagttagctaacattagcatacaTTATGCTAGCTGTCATATAAGACAATGGGGGCTAttctccttgtgtttatatgacTAAACAATGCTACATTTggtatattattaatataactGTTATTCATTTATATGTTTCCACCCAAAGTTATATAGTATTTCCTAAGGTACACTAAATTACACTTATGACTGATATGTTTCTAAATATAATTGTAAGATGACTAAAGAAATGATCTGCCCTAAATTCCATCTTGTACATTAAAGTGCACATTTGTAATCGttattttttagatatttttaaaaatagatgtttttgCTAATGTTTTTTAACACTTGGCTAAGTAGATAGTGTCTCAAAAAATAGCTAGCTAGCGGCTAGCTCATTCCCTTTGAGAGAAGGAGGCTGTCAGTAATTACTATTTATATTTACGTTACCATGTCTTGCGTGACTCAGTTTAAATAATCATTCATTTCAGCTCAGAAGCACCAGTTGATGACCCAGAATGGCTTCACTATGTACATGCTGTCCCGGGAGAATGATGTGGTTAACCCTGACCATGCCAGAGTCTACCAGGACATGAGCCGCCCTTTGGCGCATTACTTCATCTCCTCGTCCCACAACACTTACCTCACCAAGGACCAAGTTACGAGTGCCAGCAGCACTGAGCCATACATCAGGTTTTTAGACATTGAACATGAACAAACAGCACACATTTCACTTTCCTGTAGTGTTTGATTCtaaatgtgtgtatgtcacTGACAGGGCTCTGAATCAGGGCTGTCGCTGTGTAGAGCTGGACTGCTGGGATGGAGATAAAGGTGAACCTGTCATCTACCATGGCCACACTCTCACCTCCAAAGTGCCTTTCAAGGAGGTTATTGAAACTATCAACCAGTATGCCTTTAAGGTAATAGGAGCAACACATTTTATAGTGTAAATCCTAAGCTGTGGCAGAAAGACTGCTGCTTCTCTTTACTGCTAATTAAATAAGTGAGCAGGAAATAAATACAGATTGCCTGACTCCTCGCTTCCACGACCTACTTGGCTCTTACACAGCCTgcgttattttgtttttacaatgcTAGGTCCTGCATTGCTATTATGTGATCTACCGGTAATTGCATTTTAATTACTTGGCATACAAGTGATACTGTGTTTCTCCCTACAGGCGTCCCCGTACCCTCTAATCCTGTCCTTGGAGAACCACTGTTCTGTGGAGCAGCAGGCCGTCATGGCCAAACACCTCCGCACCATCCTTGGTAGAAAACTGCTCACCAAGCCCCTCAGTGACCAGCCTCAAAAGGATCTGCCTTCTCCTGaggtacaacacacacagacatacacagctGCATCTCTTTTTCCAACACCTCAGgctgtctgtttttctaatgAGGTAATTTGTCCCCCAAACCTTCTGTGCAGGAGCTTAAGGGGCGTATTCTGGTGAAAGGGAAGAAGCATACTCCTCACCTGGGCCAGCTGGGTAAGAATGGGAGCTGTGCCAGCTTCTCCTCGAGCTCTGAGGACGAACTAGCAGGCAGCAGTAAGAGCACGCCCAAGAAGGATCCTGCAAAGGTCAGATCAGGGAGACTTGAGAAGCTGTTAAAGAGAACTTTTTAGATAATTAACCAATTCTTTTACGTGTTTGTCCTTTACAGGTCTGTGCTAAACTGAGCCCCGAGCTGTCAGATCTGGTGGTGTACTGCCGGAGCGTTCCCTTTTGTGGACTTGAAAACATAACTGAAAAACCTCCCAATGAAATGTCCTCCTTCTCTGAGAATGATGCCCTGAAGCTCATCAAAGACTCGGGTACAGCACTGGACATAATTGCATCCTGACATGATAGAGAGAAAGTCAAAGAGATTTTTAGGAcatttttctgctgcagctgattcTTCTAGAAAATGTAATCAGCCTCCAGTGTATCATGACATGTGGTTTTCCATCTTTCCTTTTGCAGGAAAGCTTTTTGTGCAACACAACAGCAGGCAGCTGAGCCGGATCTACCCCTCCGGCCAGCGCCTGCAATCATCCAACTATGATCCTCAGGAAATGTGGAATGGTGGCTGCCAGATGGGTTAGTACTCCAGACTAGAAGCGAGGATGCTGCTCTGATGGCAGCAAATTACGGcaaatcatttgaaaaacattatATGGTCAGTTAGTGCCAGAGAAGTGTTATACTGCCTCTCATTTCTGCAGATTGCTCCTGCATTACAGgaagctgtaattctgaatttGTTGTAAGTTGTGTGATAAGTCCTGCCCTTTTACTGACTCCTCTCTCTGGGCTGTGCAGTGGCTCTGAACTTCCAGACCCCTGGGGAGCAGATGGACCTGAACCAGGGACGTTTCCTGCCCAACGGTCGTTGTGGATACATTCTTAAACCCGGCTTTCTGTGCAGCCCAACGTCAAACTTTAACCCGGAGATTACAGGAGGAGGCCCAGGTCACATCCCCACCCAGCTGACCATACGAGTGAGTGATTATCCAATGGCTCCAATCC from Labrus mixtus chromosome 20, fLabMix1.1, whole genome shotgun sequence carries:
- the plcd3a gene encoding 1-phosphatidylinositol 4,5-bisphosphate phosphodiesterase delta-3-A produces the protein MFGSGKSPATNPKEQRRKVAEKTVDPSGRLEMQDNEDIRLMMQGSNMVKVRSSRWQKSRNLRLLEDGLTVWCESTKSSRKAKAQQTFAVTEVECVREGCQSEALRRLSGSVPENRCFTVIFRGARKSLDLLCPCEVEAQRWVRGLRTLKEHVASMSQNEKLDHWIRGYLKRADQNQDGKMSYDEVKRLLQMINIDLSEQYAYCLFKRCDRSGDGRLDHIEIEEFCRELLRRPELDSVFRHYSSNGCVLATAELRDFLGDQGEDASLNHAQSLILTYELNDWAQKHQLMTQNGFTMYMLSRENDVVNPDHARVYQDMSRPLAHYFISSSHNTYLTKDQVTSASSTEPYIRALNQGCRCVELDCWDGDKGEPVIYHGHTLTSKVPFKEVIETINQYAFKASPYPLILSLENHCSVEQQAVMAKHLRTILGRKLLTKPLSDQPQKDLPSPEELKGRILVKGKKHTPHLGQLGKNGSCASFSSSSEDELAGSSKSTPKKDPAKVCAKLSPELSDLVVYCRSVPFCGLENITEKPPNEMSSFSENDALKLIKDSGKLFVQHNSRQLSRIYPSGQRLQSSNYDPQEMWNGGCQMVALNFQTPGEQMDLNQGRFLPNGRCGYILKPGFLCSPTSNFNPEITGGGPGHIPTQLTIRIISAQQLPKINTEKASSIVDPQVWVEIHGVDIDNARNKTQRIDNNGFNPRWDCTLGFQLQVPDLALVRFVVEDHDHTAKNDFVGQFTVPLTSLRTGYRHVHLLKADGSSLSPATLFIHVKVSRKGAPIKSVSERMAMAKGKA